The sequence GTCATGTTCGAGGACGGCACCACGACCGACCTCACCTTCGGCTTCCGCCACAACGAGACGCCGAACAACACCGGCACCAGTCCCGCGGACGACGACCTGGTCGACCTGGAGACCTTCGTCCACCCCCAGCCCGTCACGGTCGACGGCAAGCAGTACCGGGCGGTACTGAGCGGGTTCGAGCGCAACGGCCAGATCGTCCGGCAGTTCCGCAGCCCGGAAGGCGGCATCAACTTCGCCGACGTGGTGTGCATGTTCACGCTCGACGAGCCCGACGTGATCATCTCCGGCCTGCGCTACCAGGGCACGAGCGCCGGCCAGGCGGACGAATACGTCGAGATCCTCAACAAGGGCGGCGGACCGCAGGACCTGACCGGCTGGAAGGTGGAGGCCAAGCCCACCGGCCACGCGTTCCCCTTCCCTCCGGGAACGGTCATCCAGCCCGGCCAGCGCTACCGCGTCTACACCAACGAAAGCCACCCGGAGTACGGCGGCTTCTCCTTCGGTTCCTCCACCGAGGTCTGGCGGGACCAGGGCGGCATCGCCCGCCTGGTCGCGGACGACGGTTTCGTCGCCGACCAGTCCCCGTACCTGGACAAGGGGTTCAACAAGACCGGCACTCCCTGAGCCGGACCCGTCGGCCCTTCGATGACAGGTGAGGAGGCGGTACGCCTCACCTGTCGTCGTCGGCGCGGCACCGGACGGTCAGCCCCGTTCGGTGCGGGCGGGGCCCGACGAGGCGATCGCCCGGGAACGGCCCGGCTCCGGAGCAGGAGACGGGTGGTGGTGCGGGGAAGGGGGCTGGGCGGGAGGAACAGTTCGCCGGCGTCGAGGAGGACGAGCAGCCTGGCGACCGGTGGGCCGACCGTGTCGATGGTGATGGTCTTGCTCTGGCTCACCGCCCGTCTGCGCAGGTCCAGGAGGAGGTTGAAGCCGGCGCAGTCGCAGAAGCCGACGCCGGTGAGATCCAGGTCCAGGCCGGTGGCCGAGTCGGCGAGCGCCTGGAAGAGGTCGGGCCACAGGGAGCGGGCGGAGTCGAGGTCGAGTTCGCCGAGGACCGTCACCCGGGTCCGGCTTCCGCGCGGAGCGTACACGGCGGTCGCCGCGCCGTGGGGGCCCGTGGAGCCGGGCGCCGCGGCGGGCGGGCCGCCGTGGACAGGGCCGTGCATGGTTCACTCCCGCGTCTGGTCGCCGACGTCTACGGCAACGCTTCCCCACCCGCTCGAGACACGTCCACCGATACATGAACGGTAATACGTGTTTATGGATGCGTGAAAGTCGGGTTGGGTAAACTCGGGGCATGGACGGAGTGCCCGAGTCACACACTGGTTGGACCTTCCTGACGAACCACGCCCGCGTACTCGCCGCCATCGCGGACAACCAGAACGCGCGCATCCGCGACATCGCCGCGCACTGCCGGCTCACCGAGCGTGCCGTGCAGAAGATCATCGCCGACCTGGAACGGGACGGTTACCTCTCGCACAGGCGAGAGGGCCGCGGGAACACCTACCGGATCGACCCCACGAAGGTCCTCCGTCATCCCACCGAGGCGAACCAGGGCCTGACCGTGGCCGCGCTCCTCTCCCTGCTCGCCCAGGACGAGGCCGACCGCAGCGACCAGCCCGGCCGGCAGCACGCGACGGCCTGACCCTGCGGCGGAGCCCCCGCGGCCGAACACGGCCGGCGACGCGTAAGGTCCGTCCTCAGGTCCGTACTCCGCGCAGCCGATCCGGTGACCGGCTGCGGCCTCCACCGCCCGCGGCCACCGGAAGCCCCACCGCGCGGCGTCTTCGGCGCCGACCGGCTCGCGA comes from Streptomyces sp. SCL15-4 and encodes:
- a CDS encoding lamin tail domain-containing protein, which codes for MFSSTSPAISPVNGVGTDYIQWGSAGSQSGYQFRGEAADVQLGGTEFVVGTFVHRNKPTNVSPSQFVVQLTINVMFEDGTTTDLTFGFRHNETPNNTGTSPADDDLVDLETFVHPQPVTVDGKQYRAVLSGFERNGQIVRQFRSPEGGINFADVVCMFTLDEPDVIISGLRYQGTSAGQADEYVEILNKGGGPQDLTGWKVEAKPTGHAFPFPPGTVIQPGQRYRVYTNESHPEYGGFSFGSSTEVWRDQGGIARLVADDGFVADQSPYLDKGFNKTGTP
- a CDS encoding helix-turn-helix domain-containing protein, producing the protein MDGVPESHTGWTFLTNHARVLAAIADNQNARIRDIAAHCRLTERAVQKIIADLERDGYLSHRREGRGNTYRIDPTKVLRHPTEANQGLTVAALLSLLAQDEADRSDQPGRQHATA